The sequence atgggtatatgtaaaaagacaccccaaaacacattccccaacgtttcctgaatacggcgataccagatgtgtgacacttttttgcagcctaggtgggcaaaggggcccacattccaaagagcacctttcggatttcactggtcatttacctacttaccacacattagggcccctggaaaatgccagggcagtataactaccccacaagtgaccccattttggaaagaagacaccccaaggtattccgtgaggggcatggcgagttcctagaatttttttttttttgtcacaagttagtggaaaatgatgatttttttttttttttttttttttcatacaaagtctcatattccactaacttgtgacaaaaaataaaaacttccatgaactcactatgcccatcagcgaataccctggggtctcttctttccaaaatggggtcacttgtggggtagttatactgccctggcattctaggggcccaaatgtgtggtaaggagtttgaaatcaaattctgtaaaaaatgacgagtgaaatccgaaaggtgctctttggaatatgggcccctttgcccacctaggctgcaaaaaagtgtcacacatctggtatctccgtactcaggagaaggtggggaatgtgttttggggtgtcattttacatatacccatgctgggtgagagaaatatcttggcaaaagacaacttttcccatttttttttatacaaagttggcatttgaccaagatatttatctcacccagcatgggtatatgtaaaaagacaccccaaaacacattccccaacgtctcctgaatacggcgataccagatgtgtgacacttttttgcagcctaggtgggcaaaggggcccacattccaaagagcacctttcggatttcactggtcatttacctacttaccacacattagggcccctggaaaatgccagggcagtataactaccccacaagtgaccccattttggaaagaagacaccccaaggtattccgtgaggggcatggcgagttcctagaattttttattttttgtcacaagttagtggaaaatgatgattttttttttattttatttttttcatacaaagtctcatattccactaacttgtgacaaaaaataaaaacttccatgaactcactatgcccatcagcgaataccctggggtctcttctttccaaaatggggtcacttgtggggtagttatactgccctggcattctaggggcccaaatgtgtggtaaggagtttgaaatcaaattctgtaaaaaatgacgagtgaaatccgaaaggtgctctttggaatatgggcccctttgcccacctaggctgcaaaaaagtgtcacacatctggtatctccgtactcaggagaaggtggggaatgtgttttggggtgtcattttacatatacccatgctgggtgagagaaatatcttggcaaaagacaacttttcccatttttttatacaaagttggcatttgaccaagatatttatctcacccagcatgggtatatgtaaaaagacaccccaaaacacattccccaacttctactgaatacggagataccagatgtgtgacacttttttgcagcctaggtgggcaaaggggcccatattccaaagagcacctttcggatttcactcgtcattttttacagaatttgatttcaaactccttaccacacatttgggcccctagaatgccagggcagtataactaccccacaagtgaccccattttggaaagaagagaccccaaggtatttcgtgatgggcatagtgagttcatggaagtttttattttttgtcacaagttagtggaatatgagactttgtaagaaaaaaaaaaaaaaaaaaaaaatcatcattttccgctaacttgtgacaaaaaataaaaagttctatgaactcactatgcccatcagcgaataccttatggtgtgtattttccgaaatggggtcatttgtggggtgtttgtactgtctggccattgtagaacctcaggaaacatgacaggtgctcagaaagtcagagctgcttcaaaaagcggaaattcacatttttgtaccatagtttgtaaacgctataacttttacccaaaccattttttttttacccaaacatttttttttaatcaaagacatgtagaacaataaatttagagcaaaatttatatatggatgtcgttttttttgctaaattttacaactgaaagtgaaaaatgtcatttttttgcaaaaaaatcgttaaatttcgattaataacaaaaaaaagtaaaaatgtcagcagcaatgaaataccaccaaatgaaagctctattagtgagaagaaaaggaggtaaaattcatttgggtggtaagttgcatgaccgagcaataaacggtgaaagtagtgtaggtcagaagtgtaaaaagtggcctggtctttcagggtgtttaagcactgggggctgaggtggttaaagtcaaagatattgcagccttctcattggcccacaataaAGAAGCAGTAAGgggtcatgggtactgatgaaaaaaaactagaatattcgcaaattacgaagatatagcactatattctagataattgctaattcttgaagtgccaatatttgcaataaaaattgagattagaatattcgtgatcaacactattcaggaGTGAGGATTATGCAGTAGACAAAACTTACAGGCTTTTCGTAAGATTGGGCAGGGAAAGTACCAGAGAAGCAGGACTCAGAGGCTTTTTTATGACTTGGTAGGCAGTATCAGACTAGGCTAAGTAGTGCACAAGGTTAGCGTGGCGTAAAGACTTTTTGTATGAGTGAGTAGGGGGTTCAGGACTCACAAGCTTTCTTTATGAGAGTGcaggagaagcaggactcacaggctttctctacgaGTGTGCAtaaaagcaggactcacaggctttcactATGAGTAGGCAGGAGAAGCAGGACCCACAGGCTTTCACTATGAGTAGGCAGGAGAAGCAGGacccacaggctttctctatgagtgggcagaGACAGGAGGACCTGCAGGGTTTCTCTATGAATGGGTTTATAAAGCAGGTATCACATGCTTTCACTATGAGTAGGAaggagaagcaggactcacaggctttctctatgagtgggcagaGACAGGAGGACACACAGGTTTTCTCTATGAATGGGCTgagaaagcaggactcacaggctttctctatgaaagAGCaagagaagcaggactcacagacttAGTAAAGTCACAGTAGTATTAATACATTTTGTGTAGGTATATTGTAAACTGTATTTCACTGAAATATTTAACctacttaaaacttaacttttatattaGATATTTGCTAAAATAAGATCCACAATTAGATAAATGTTGTAGATGACTGCAATTAGTTATctggtaaataaacatgcattaaAGGTACATGGCACCACATTCACCATATATTAATGTATTTTAAGCACTGATTTTGTTGTAACCACTCATGGTTTGATGTACATTTACTTTGGGCTGATGTGGTAGGTCTGGGTCTTGGTCAGATGGATATGTTTGATGAGGATTCCTTTTCGATCCGATGACCTTAGTTGTAGAATCGTCCACTGTAGAAAGGATCCAAAAGATTTTAAGCaatattttctttttccctttttccAAATGTAGATAAGGGAAGGGGGTGGGAGATATATCCCTAGTGGTTCTATGAAGCCCTGCCTGAAAGCGGAGCGATCTCCCGCCTATATGCGGAAGAATCACCCCCTAgagagcgaccccacttatcgatgGCTGACCCTAGATATAACTTGCCCTATAATGATAACTCCCAGTTCATGTATTCCAGATATTTCGTCTATTaaggtcccgacgcgtttcccttgTCAGTATGTGTTGgcagattcatcaggggataaGAAGATGAAGATGCAGCTTAATAGCTGTTAAGTAGATAGCTCCTGCTGATACTCCAACTGGTGATGTGCACTCACAGACTTTGTCTATAAATTAGCAGAGgaggcaggactcacaggctttctctatgattgGGTAGGGGAATCAGGACTCATAGGCTTTCTCTATGATTGGGTAGGGGAAACAGGACTCCCAGGGTTTCTCTATGATTGGGTAGGGGAATCAGGACTCACTGGCTTTCTCTATGATTGGGTAGGGGAATCAGGACTCATAGGCTTTCTCTATGATTGGGTAGGGGAATCAGCACTCATAGGCTTTCTCTATGATTTGGTAGGGGAATCAGGACTCATAGGCTTTCTCTATGATTGGGTAGGGGaatcaggactcacaggctttctctatgattgGGTAGGGGaatcaggactcacaggctttctctatgattgGGTAGGGGAATCAGGACTTATAGGCTTTCTCTATGATTTggtaggggaagcaggactcacagggtcTTTGTATCAGTAGtttggggaagcaggactcataaTCTTTCTCTGTAAGTTTTCTCAGCAGTTAAATCCCTTTGCATATGAAAATGCTAAATCAAACCCTGAAAACTTTATATCCTTGATCTCAACCTCTCCTACCCTGCTCTCAGATAAAAAAGTTTAACAGTTTAACTTTAATAGATTTTTTTCTGTGTATACTATAAAATGGctgaccaaaaaaaaagaaaaaacttttaaAGACATAGTAATGACTCAGAATTTCATGTTTCTTTACATCAACTAATGGGTATTTTTAGGAAATCATATAATAGCTGAATTTTAACATTATACTTGTTTATCTACTTTTTATCTACTATATTGCAGGAATTTGAGTTTCAGTGACCTATGGGATTCAATCTTCAACCTCACAGTAGTAGATGACAGCGAAGATACCACGTATATTTTCTCTACTATATTTGAACACATACCCACCATGTGCATCATATGGTACAGCATCACTTTAATTTTGGGGGTCATCGGAAATGCTTTGGTCATCTGGATTGCCGGCTTCAGGACAAGGACTGTCAATGCCGTGTGGTTTCTCAACTTGGCCATCGCAGATTTCATCACATGCATCTCTCTTCCTTTACGTATTTCAGAGTGGGCTTTGTACTGGGAAATCAACTATGATCATTTCTTGTGTAAAACTGGTATTACTATTTTGTTCATAAATATGTTATGTAGTGTGTATTTTCTAACCGTCATCAGCATTGATCGATGTGTCTGCGTTTTATGGCCAGTATGGACTAAAGCTCACAGGACTCCTCGTTTGGCCACCATCATTTCCTTACTTATTTGGCTGTTGACTCTTATTTTAAGCGTCCCTTATGTAGTATTTAACCATGCTTTCGATTATGTTActgagtgttttccgaaatatgcTGATGTTTATGAAACTCACACATTGAAGAAAAGATATGCCATGTTCATCACCAAAAATATTTGCATGTTCGCTGTTCCCTTTTCCGTTATTCTTCTCTCATACTCAACACTTTTTTTCCAGCTGAGAAAAATTAGAAGATCCAGTAAGTTGCAAAGGCCTTTTCGAGTCATCACCACTGTCATCATAAGTTTCTTCATCTGCTGGTTTCCATATAACACATGGCCATTAGTACAA is a genomic window of Bufo bufo chromosome 1, aBufBuf1.1, whole genome shotgun sequence containing:
- the LOC120991802 gene encoding N-formyl peptide receptor 3-like, with amino-acid sequence MELSNDTLPNLIADYGNLSFSDLWDSIFNLTVVDDSEDTTYIFSTIFEHIPTMCIIWYSITLILGVIGNALVIWIAGFRTRTVNAVWFLNLAIADFITCISLPLRISEWALYWEINYDHFLCKTGITILFINMLCSVYFLTVISIDRCVCVLWPVWTKAHRTPRLATIISLLIWLLTLILSVPYVVFNHAFDYVTECFPKYADVYETHTLKKRYAMFITKNICMFAVPFSVILLSYSTLFFQLRKIRRSSKLQRPFRVITTVIISFFICWFPYNTWPLVQISFRYWKTDMVITEVTVCLAYFSSCINPILYILFSQDFQKHFVKSIPTMLEKLFNERSDIDCGVNTAITMSKTVNHVSSIL